A genomic region of Barnesiella viscericola DSM 18177 contains the following coding sequences:
- the ruvA gene encoding Holliday junction branch migration protein RuvA — translation MIEYITGEVTELTPATAVVECMGIGYLLNISLNTYSSLAKGKSTRLYVYEAIREDAYQLYGFGDRHERELFVALISVSGVGPNTARMILSSLNPAELEQAIASENLNLLKSVKGIGAKTAQRVIVDLKDKIKPTDNPLVISTPAASEVYEEAVAALVMLGFSQPQSQKAVQKLLRETPSMRVEEVIKQALKML, via the coding sequence ATGATAGAATATATTACCGGCGAGGTGACCGAGCTCACTCCCGCCACGGCAGTGGTCGAGTGCATGGGTATAGGCTACCTGCTCAACATTTCGCTCAACACCTATTCGAGTCTGGCCAAGGGGAAATCGACCCGGCTCTATGTCTACGAAGCCATTCGCGAAGATGCCTATCAGCTTTACGGTTTTGGCGACCGTCACGAGCGGGAGCTGTTTGTGGCGCTCATCTCGGTTTCGGGGGTGGGGCCCAACACGGCGCGCATGATTCTGTCGTCGCTCAATCCCGCCGAATTGGAGCAGGCCATCGCCTCCGAAAATCTGAACCTGTTGAAATCGGTCAAGGGAATCGGGGCGAAAACGGCACAACGTGTAATTGTTGACTTGAAAGATAAAATAAAACCTACCGACAATCCGTTAGTAATAAGTACGCCCGCAGCCTCCGAGGTTTACGAGGAAGCCGTGGCCGCGTTGGTGATGCTTGGATTTTCGCAGCCCCAGTCGCAAAAGGCGGTTCAAAAGCTGTTGCGCGAGACCCCGTCGATGCGGGTCGAGGAGGTGATCAAACAGGCTCTGAAAATGCTCTGA